One window of the Pseudomonas knackmussii B13 genome contains the following:
- a CDS encoding GNAT family N-acetyltransferase — MIRLRHLAATLQRRGLLGTLQLLLERVLFKHWELLGVERRLDKPLALPSDLQSPPARQITAELLPAFERRFASYLPAIRAMLGQNLLGLAHLDSRGDAFAMVWISEQDYFDAGHYRCWMRVPPGCIYQFAGAVAESYRGNGLALLGMQRVWEHYHAQGFHSTRAHVDVRNLPALCLHQRLGFRETGESLHVYRLFNCLYFNRRSRSREPRLAALCAAANHTGPSMAGQKGI, encoded by the coding sequence ATGATCCGCTTGCGCCACCTTGCCGCCACCCTGCAGCGTCGCGGCCTGCTGGGCACCCTGCAGCTGCTGCTGGAGCGGGTGCTGTTCAAGCACTGGGAACTGCTGGGCGTCGAACGGCGCCTGGACAAGCCGCTGGCGTTGCCGTCGGACCTGCAGTCGCCGCCGGCGCGGCAGATCACTGCCGAGCTGCTGCCGGCCTTCGAGCGCCGTTTCGCCAGCTACCTGCCGGCGATCCGCGCCATGCTCGGCCAGAACCTGCTTGGCCTCGCTCACCTCGACTCGCGCGGCGACGCCTTCGCCATGGTCTGGATCAGCGAACAGGACTACTTCGACGCCGGGCACTACCGCTGCTGGATGCGCGTACCGCCCGGTTGCATCTACCAGTTCGCCGGCGCGGTTGCCGAGAGCTATCGCGGCAACGGTCTGGCGCTGCTGGGCATGCAACGGGTCTGGGAGCATTACCACGCCCAGGGCTTCCACAGCACCCGCGCGCACGTGGACGTGCGCAACCTGCCGGCGCTCTGCCTGCACCAGCGCCTGGGTTTCCGCGAGACCGGCGAGAGCCTGCACGTCTACCGCCTGTTCAACTGCCTGTACTTCAACCGCCGCAGCCGCAGCCGCGAACCGCGCCTGGCGGCCCTGTGCGCCGCCGCCAACCATACCGGGCCGAGCATGGCCGGCCAGAAAGGAATCTGA
- a CDS encoding lipopolysaccharide biosynthesis protein yields MKEGGFVRSMLYSTATRVAMIALRLLRNILLARLLGPADRGLFALFSTLPDLIGALTSGGLNTAVGYQAARHKPLGVLLTQVLVYGCLVSTLFTLLFVVVMRTVGVDLALSQDLGLLAWLLLLAVPLAVLKSGLLTLHNADGQVNAYNVMRLLESFLPLVLFVGLWLLWRDAPLRAAVASWLAGLALVIVVGVIWMARLHSIRLRWERSEQGELLRYSGRSHPNVIFQEMLLRADYLLIGSMLPPSALGEYALASAAAELLLIVPEAVTTPLMKRLLQQGEGIDELTPFALRLTATVMLVACIGMAIIGEWLIVLMFGAPYAPAYPALLALLPGLFGLCYASILRLDLLGKQRPGALSIMMGLAVLLNLVLNVVLIPPLGIVGSGIASSIAYLAVAVAMLALYCRISGVPWQRTLILLPEDVRQLRAMLQAREAAC; encoded by the coding sequence ATGAAGGAGGGAGGCTTCGTCCGCAGCATGCTCTACAGCACCGCGACACGGGTGGCGATGATCGCCCTGCGGCTGCTGCGCAACATTCTCCTGGCGCGCCTGCTCGGGCCGGCCGATCGCGGCCTGTTCGCGCTCTTCAGCACCCTGCCCGACCTGATCGGCGCCCTCACCAGCGGCGGGCTCAATACCGCCGTCGGCTACCAGGCGGCGCGGCACAAGCCGCTCGGTGTGCTGCTGACCCAGGTGCTCGTCTACGGCTGCCTGGTGTCGACCCTGTTCACCCTGCTCTTCGTGGTGGTGATGCGCACGGTCGGCGTCGACCTCGCGCTGTCCCAGGACCTCGGCCTGCTGGCCTGGCTGCTGTTGCTCGCGGTGCCGCTGGCGGTGCTCAAGAGCGGCCTGCTGACCCTGCACAACGCCGATGGCCAGGTGAATGCCTATAACGTGATGCGCCTGCTCGAATCCTTCCTGCCGCTGGTGCTGTTCGTCGGCCTCTGGCTGCTCTGGCGCGATGCGCCCCTACGCGCGGCGGTGGCGAGCTGGCTGGCCGGGCTGGCGCTGGTGATAGTGGTCGGGGTGATCTGGATGGCGCGGCTGCACAGCATCCGCCTGCGCTGGGAACGCTCCGAACAGGGCGAGCTGCTGCGCTACAGCGGGCGCAGCCACCCGAATGTGATCTTCCAGGAGATGCTGCTGCGCGCCGACTACCTGCTGATCGGCTCCATGCTGCCGCCCTCGGCGCTGGGCGAATACGCCCTCGCCAGCGCGGCGGCCGAGTTGCTGCTGATCGTTCCCGAGGCGGTGACCACGCCGCTGATGAAGCGCCTGCTGCAACAGGGCGAAGGCATCGACGAACTCACCCCCTTTGCCCTGCGCCTGACCGCCACCGTGATGCTCGTCGCCTGCATCGGCATGGCGATCATTGGCGAATGGTTGATAGTGCTGATGTTCGGCGCGCCCTACGCGCCCGCCTACCCGGCCCTGCTGGCGCTGCTGCCGGGGCTGTTCGGCCTCTGCTACGCGAGCATCCTGCGCCTGGACCTGCTGGGCAAGCAGCGACCCGGCGCGCTGTCGATCATGATGGGCCTGGCCGTGCTGCTGAACCTGGTGCTCAACGTCGTGCTCATCCCGCCGCTGGGCATCGTCGGCTCGGGCATCGCCTCCTCGATCGCCTACCTGGCCGTGGCCGTGGCGATGCTGGCGCTGTACTGCCGGATCAGCGGCGTGCCCTGGCAGCGCACGCTGATCCTGCTGCCCGAAGACGTGCGCCAGCTGCGCGCCATGCTGCAAGCCCGGGAGGCGGCATGCTGA